AAGTACGGGGCGCGCCCGATGCGCCGGACCATCGAGCGATTGCTGGAGGACTCGGTCGCCGAGAAGATCCTGACCCAAGAGTTCCCCGATGGGTGCACGGTGGTGGCCGAGGCCCAGGGCGGGGAGATCACGGTGCGGAAGGAGTAGATGCCCTACCGCTGCCGGGGGTGCGGCTACCGGTCGCCGAAGTGGCTGGGCCGCTGCCCGGTTTGCCAGAGCTGGGAGAGCTTCGAAGAGGTCGCCGAGGACAAGGCCGGCGAGGCGGCCGGGGAGACGTGGGTCGGCGAGCGGCCCCGGTCCCTGGCAGACATCCCCCGGATCCCGGAGGAACGGCTGTCCACCGGGATGGGGGAGGTGGACCGGGTCCTCGGCGGGGGCCTCATCCCCGGGGTGGTGGTCCTGTTCGGGGGCGAGCCGGGGGTGGGCAAGTCCACCCTGCTCCTCCAGCTCGCCGCCCAGCTCGCTGCCCGCTACGGCAAGGTCCTGTACGTGTCCGGCGAGGAGGCCACCGCTCAGGTGAAGCTCCGGGCGGAGCGTCTAGGCGTCGCCGAGCCCACCCTGTACCTCCTTTCCGAGCAGCACCTCTTGCGCATCGTGGAGGCAGTGCAGGACGTGGGGCCGACGGCCCTGGTGGTGGACTCGCTGCAGACGGTGCTGGCTCGGCCGGACGGGGGAGAGATCGGCGGTCTCCTCCAGGTGCGCGAGGCCGCGGCCCACTTTGCTCGCCTTGCCAAGGGCCTGGGCATGGCCACGGTCCTCGTATCCCACATCACGAAAGAGGGCGGCTTCGCCGGCCCGAAGACGGTGGAGCACCTGGTGGACGTGGCCGTGTACTTGGAGGGGGTGCGGGAGGGGGACCTCCGGCTCCTGCGGTGCGTGAAGAACCGGTACGGGTCCACCGCCGAGGTGGCGGTGCTGCAGATGGGGGCATCGGGCCTCGTCGAGGTGGCCAACCCATCCCTGTTCTTCGTGTCCCAGGACCGCACGCCCAGGCCGGGGTCGGCCATCGTGCCGGTATTGGAGGGGTCACGAACCCTGCTCATGGAGATCCAGGCCCTGGTCACCCCGAGCGGGGGCTACGGCCCGCCCCAGCGGCGGACGGCCGGGCTCGACTTCAACCGTGCCCTGGTGCTGCTGGCGGTGATCGAAAAGCACCTTGGGGTGCACACCCGGGCCATGGACGTCTACCTTGCGGTGGCGGGGGGACTGGAGGTGCGGGAGCCGGCGGTGGACCTCGCGGTGTGCGCGGTGGTGCTGGGGAGCGTCCGGAACCGGGTCATCCCCGCGGACACGGTGATCCTGGGCGAGGTGGGCT
This sequence is a window from Candidatus Acetothermia bacterium. Protein-coding genes within it:
- the radA gene encoding DNA repair protein RadA encodes the protein MPYRCRGCGYRSPKWLGRCPVCQSWESFEEVAEDKAGEAAGETWVGERPRSLADIPRIPEERLSTGMGEVDRVLGGGLIPGVVVLFGGEPGVGKSTLLLQLAAQLAARYGKVLYVSGEEATAQVKLRAERLGVAEPTLYLLSEQHLLRIVEAVQDVGPTALVVDSLQTVLARPDGGEIGGLLQVREAAAHFARLAKGLGMATVLVSHITKEGGFAGPKTVEHLVDVAVYLEGVREGDLRLLRCVKNRYGSTAEVAVLQMGASGLVEVANPSLFFVSQDRTPRPGSAIVPVLEGSRTLLMEIQALVTPSGGYGPPQRRTAGLDFNRALVLLAVIEKHLGVHTRAMDVYLAVAGGLEVREPAVDLAVCAVVLGSVRNRVIPADTVILGEVGLAGDVRPVRKGPERLREVAKLGFRQAVVPKAPLPKRLSLEAIQVQTLREAAEALGLT